From a region of the Takifugu flavidus isolate HTHZ2018 chromosome 20, ASM371156v2, whole genome shotgun sequence genome:
- the LOC130517775 gene encoding E3 ubiquitin-protein ligase RNF180-like isoform X1 — protein MFRCRRCRKGILDSESLLEAEDTESSETVCSIWHVNVDALPEWILTSVHQAQWTVGKLNCHNCSARLGGFNFIHHFECPCGRDAAIHLNKSRVDPEHKKCFLTVQPRLMKPRTEQNNFLTLESQTEEPELNQTRLENLCLTRAISHRSPAVTSNLGSENSGLFSSSPLCYVCKQRQHSKGNVAIIRPSCLCSVGPAHTPSTWLMSAETDESSHMSKPRVLQQHDDDACEPSVGSCSLISARRNSTPHQQLQQTLDDMSSVEPSAVREDVHGPLLPHRASSVSDILTEGEEQVTTEAVMGSLASQKLSKREKNHLKSLRRKQRKKERWLLRQLEKAEDLLQNREEENEDKDGLTCAVCLDIYISPHICQPCGHCFCEPCLRTIANDRPRNTPCPLCRTLISNTNSNRELDQMAQTFFPKVYCTRKQNFERASCAKWPLPSSRKSFCTFWRQKRQGAGTIGHWWFHRHGGYSLAALDQTNMHTGLFGLVVLYVRSANLIVIFLFLSVLLYYFCF, from the exons ATGTTCCGATGCAGGAGGTGTCGGAAAGGAATCCTCGACTCGGAATCTCTGTTAGAG GCTGAGGACACAGAAAGTTCAGAAACTGTTTGCAGCATTTGGCATGTGAACGTTGATGCACTGCCGGAGTGGATCCTGACCTCTGTTCACCAG gCTCAGTGGACTGTAGGAAAACTCAACTGTCACAACTGCTCAGCTCGTTTGGGGGGTTTTAACTTCATTCATCACTTTGAGTGTCCCTGCGGCAGAGATGCTGCCATTCACCTCAACAAAAGCCGCGTAGATCCCGAACACAAAAAATGTTTCCTTACGGTCCAACCAAGACTGATGAAGCCAAGAACAGAGCAGAATAATTTTCTGACACTTGAATCTCAGACTGAAGAGCCTGAACTGAACCAAACAAGACTAGAGAATTTATGCCTTACCCGTGCCATCTCCCACAGAAGTCCTGCAGTCACCTCTAATCTGGGCAGTGAAAACAGCGGGCTGTTTTCCTCCAGCCCTCTGTGCTACGTCTGTAAACAGCGGCAGCACAGCAAGGGAAATGTTGCCATTATCAGGCcctcctgtctttgttctgtaggtcctgcacacacaccctctacATGGCTGATGAGTGCAGAAACAGATGAGTCCTCACATATGTCAAAGCCCAGagttctgcagcagcatgatGATGATGCCTGCGAACCCTCGGTTGGCAGCTGTTCTCTCATCTCTGCAAGGAGAAATTCAACTCCAcatcaacagctgcagcaaaccTTGGATGATATGTCTTCTGTGGAGCCCTCAGCTGTCCGTGAAGATGTCCACGGCCCGCTCCTGCCCCATAGAGCCAGTTCTGTTTCTGACATTCTTACCGAAGGAGAGGAGCAAGTGACA ACTGAAGCAGTTATGGGTTCTTTGGCCTCACAGAAACTGAGCAAGCGAGAGAAGAACCATCTGAAGAGTCTCcggaggaaacagaggaagaaagagcgATGGCTGCTCAGGCAGTTGGAAAAG GCTGAGGATTTGTTGcagaacagggaggaggagaatgaggacAAGGACGGCCTAACCTGTGCTGTCTGCCTTGACATTTACATCAGTCCGCACATCTGTCAGCCCTGTGGCCACTGTTTCTGTGAGCCGTGTCTCCGCACAATCGCCAACGACCGACCCAGGAACACTCCCTGCCCACTGTGCCGGACCTTAATCTCAAACACCAACTCCAACAGAG AGCTCGACCAAATGGCTCAGACCTTCTTCCCCAAAGTGTATTGCACCCGCAAGCAGAACTTTGAGCGCGCTTCGTGCGCAAAGTGGCCTCTGCCCAGCAGTCGTAAAAGCTTCTGCACCTTTTGGA GACAGAAGAGACAGGGAGCAGGGACAATAGGACACTGGTGGTTTCATCGTCATGGAGGTTACTCACTGGCTGCTTTGGACCAGACCAACATGCACACTGGACTCTTTGGCCTGGTCGTATTGTATGTCCGCTCAGCAAACTTGATCGTaatttttctcttcctctctgttcttTTGTACtatttctgtttttga
- the LOC130517775 gene encoding E3 ubiquitin-protein ligase RNF180-like isoform X3, translating into MKPRTEQNNFLTLESQTEEPELNQTRLENLCLTRAISHRSPAVTSNLGSENSGLFSSSPLCYVCKQRQHSKGNVAIIRPSCLCSVGPAHTPSTWLMSAETDESSHMSKPRVLQQHDDDACEPSVGSCSLISARRNSTPHQQLQQTLDDMSSVEPSAVREDVHGPLLPHRASSVSDILTEGEEQVTTEAVMGSLASQKLSKREKNHLKSLRRKQRKKERWLLRQLEKAEDLLQNREEENEDKDGLTCAVCLDIYISPHICQPCGHCFCEPCLRTIANDRPRNTPCPLCRTLISNTNSNRELDQMAQTFFPKVYCTRKQNFERASCAKWPLPSSRKSFCTFWRQKRQGAGTIGHWWFHRHGGYSLAALDQTNMHTGLFGLVVLYVRSANLIVIFLFLSVLLYYFCF; encoded by the exons ATGAAGCCAAGAACAGAGCAGAATAATTTTCTGACACTTGAATCTCAGACTGAAGAGCCTGAACTGAACCAAACAAGACTAGAGAATTTATGCCTTACCCGTGCCATCTCCCACAGAAGTCCTGCAGTCACCTCTAATCTGGGCAGTGAAAACAGCGGGCTGTTTTCCTCCAGCCCTCTGTGCTACGTCTGTAAACAGCGGCAGCACAGCAAGGGAAATGTTGCCATTATCAGGCcctcctgtctttgttctgtaggtcctgcacacacaccctctacATGGCTGATGAGTGCAGAAACAGATGAGTCCTCACATATGTCAAAGCCCAGagttctgcagcagcatgatGATGATGCCTGCGAACCCTCGGTTGGCAGCTGTTCTCTCATCTCTGCAAGGAGAAATTCAACTCCAcatcaacagctgcagcaaaccTTGGATGATATGTCTTCTGTGGAGCCCTCAGCTGTCCGTGAAGATGTCCACGGCCCGCTCCTGCCCCATAGAGCCAGTTCTGTTTCTGACATTCTTACCGAAGGAGAGGAGCAAGTGACA ACTGAAGCAGTTATGGGTTCTTTGGCCTCACAGAAACTGAGCAAGCGAGAGAAGAACCATCTGAAGAGTCTCcggaggaaacagaggaagaaagagcgATGGCTGCTCAGGCAGTTGGAAAAG GCTGAGGATTTGTTGcagaacagggaggaggagaatgaggacAAGGACGGCCTAACCTGTGCTGTCTGCCTTGACATTTACATCAGTCCGCACATCTGTCAGCCCTGTGGCCACTGTTTCTGTGAGCCGTGTCTCCGCACAATCGCCAACGACCGACCCAGGAACACTCCCTGCCCACTGTGCCGGACCTTAATCTCAAACACCAACTCCAACAGAG AGCTCGACCAAATGGCTCAGACCTTCTTCCCCAAAGTGTATTGCACCCGCAAGCAGAACTTTGAGCGCGCTTCGTGCGCAAAGTGGCCTCTGCCCAGCAGTCGTAAAAGCTTCTGCACCTTTTGGA GACAGAAGAGACAGGGAGCAGGGACAATAGGACACTGGTGGTTTCATCGTCATGGAGGTTACTCACTGGCTGCTTTGGACCAGACCAACATGCACACTGGACTCTTTGGCCTGGTCGTATTGTATGTCCGCTCAGCAAACTTGATCGTaatttttctcttcctctctgttcttTTGTACtatttctgtttttga
- the LOC130517775 gene encoding E3 ubiquitin-protein ligase RNF180-like isoform X2 encodes MFRCRRCRKGILDSESLLEAEDTESSETVCSIWHVNVDALPEWILTSVHQAQWTVGKLNCHNCSARLGGFNFIHHFECPCGRDAAIHLNKSRVDPEHKKCFLTVQPRLMKPRTEQNNFLTLESQTEEPELNQTRLENLCLTRAISHRSPAVTSNLGSENSGLFSSSPLCYVCKQRQHSKGNVAIIRPSCLCSVGPAHTPSTWLMSAETDESSHMSKPRVLQQHDDDACEPSVGSCSLISARRNSTPHQQLQQTLDDMSSVEPSAVREDVHGPLLPHRASSVSDILTEGEEQVTKLSKREKNHLKSLRRKQRKKERWLLRQLEKAEDLLQNREEENEDKDGLTCAVCLDIYISPHICQPCGHCFCEPCLRTIANDRPRNTPCPLCRTLISNTNSNRELDQMAQTFFPKVYCTRKQNFERASCAKWPLPSSRKSFCTFWRQKRQGAGTIGHWWFHRHGGYSLAALDQTNMHTGLFGLVVLYVRSANLIVIFLFLSVLLYYFCF; translated from the exons ATGTTCCGATGCAGGAGGTGTCGGAAAGGAATCCTCGACTCGGAATCTCTGTTAGAG GCTGAGGACACAGAAAGTTCAGAAACTGTTTGCAGCATTTGGCATGTGAACGTTGATGCACTGCCGGAGTGGATCCTGACCTCTGTTCACCAG gCTCAGTGGACTGTAGGAAAACTCAACTGTCACAACTGCTCAGCTCGTTTGGGGGGTTTTAACTTCATTCATCACTTTGAGTGTCCCTGCGGCAGAGATGCTGCCATTCACCTCAACAAAAGCCGCGTAGATCCCGAACACAAAAAATGTTTCCTTACGGTCCAACCAAGACTGATGAAGCCAAGAACAGAGCAGAATAATTTTCTGACACTTGAATCTCAGACTGAAGAGCCTGAACTGAACCAAACAAGACTAGAGAATTTATGCCTTACCCGTGCCATCTCCCACAGAAGTCCTGCAGTCACCTCTAATCTGGGCAGTGAAAACAGCGGGCTGTTTTCCTCCAGCCCTCTGTGCTACGTCTGTAAACAGCGGCAGCACAGCAAGGGAAATGTTGCCATTATCAGGCcctcctgtctttgttctgtaggtcctgcacacacaccctctacATGGCTGATGAGTGCAGAAACAGATGAGTCCTCACATATGTCAAAGCCCAGagttctgcagcagcatgatGATGATGCCTGCGAACCCTCGGTTGGCAGCTGTTCTCTCATCTCTGCAAGGAGAAATTCAACTCCAcatcaacagctgcagcaaaccTTGGATGATATGTCTTCTGTGGAGCCCTCAGCTGTCCGTGAAGATGTCCACGGCCCGCTCCTGCCCCATAGAGCCAGTTCTGTTTCTGACATTCTTACCGAAGGAGAGGAGCAAGTGACA AAACTGAGCAAGCGAGAGAAGAACCATCTGAAGAGTCTCcggaggaaacagaggaagaaagagcgATGGCTGCTCAGGCAGTTGGAAAAG GCTGAGGATTTGTTGcagaacagggaggaggagaatgaggacAAGGACGGCCTAACCTGTGCTGTCTGCCTTGACATTTACATCAGTCCGCACATCTGTCAGCCCTGTGGCCACTGTTTCTGTGAGCCGTGTCTCCGCACAATCGCCAACGACCGACCCAGGAACACTCCCTGCCCACTGTGCCGGACCTTAATCTCAAACACCAACTCCAACAGAG AGCTCGACCAAATGGCTCAGACCTTCTTCCCCAAAGTGTATTGCACCCGCAAGCAGAACTTTGAGCGCGCTTCGTGCGCAAAGTGGCCTCTGCCCAGCAGTCGTAAAAGCTTCTGCACCTTTTGGA GACAGAAGAGACAGGGAGCAGGGACAATAGGACACTGGTGGTTTCATCGTCATGGAGGTTACTCACTGGCTGCTTTGGACCAGACCAACATGCACACTGGACTCTTTGGCCTGGTCGTATTGTATGTCCGCTCAGCAAACTTGATCGTaatttttctcttcctctctgttcttTTGTACtatttctgtttttga